The following DNA comes from Spartobacteria bacterium.
GGGTTGGCCGGCTGGGTGGAGCGACTCAAGGCCACTGGAAACGGACAAGTTCCGGCAGTGGCTGTCAGAGCATGGGAAGAATTAACGGCGAGAATTTCGGCTTAGAAATGAAAATGCCCCGCGTTCCGGGAAGGGAAACGAGCGGGGCAGCAAACCAAAGGACGGGAAAACGATGTACCAAGAAAACGGAAAAGTCAACTCCGACTACATGGAGTTCGTCACAAGAAAGATCGTCACGGCGGTGCGCTCCGGCTTCACTGTTCAGCCTGGCGAAATCAACCCGCTGCTCTTTGAGCATCAGCGGGACATTGTTCAATGGGCACTGGACGGCGGAAGGCGTGCGATATTCGCCGCCTTTGGCCTGGGCAAGTCCTT
Coding sequences within:
- a CDS encoding DNA methylase N-4, producing the protein MYQENGKVNSDYMEFVTRKIVTAVRSGFTVQPGEINPLLFEHQRDIVQWALDGGRRAIFAAFGLGKSFMQIEAMKHIGKREGGRQLIICPLGVRQEFKADAAKLGMTISFVRRS